A region from the Canis lupus dingo isolate Sandy chromosome X, ASM325472v2, whole genome shotgun sequence genome encodes:
- the CCDC160 gene encoding coiled-coil domain-containing protein 160, whose protein sequence is MDARRKHWKENMFAPFFSAQDVLDEASQPESSCEQMTLDKANRIEGLFNLSSRKFQEENKFKRKEFISQLNEKEQEPNLRERKINISKNEADTNSVSCESSNLDVVTEESFNSTEDHSIWSTKELPILPRQDVKKKFTEGMSPKLRLNLLNEELEELNMKCRKIEEEFENAEKELLNSKKEVSSKPLRFQETGGETSKKDWELQALRNDLSEKATNVQNLTEELQQAKELIHRLSLENRDLKEAVRKLKRQTEIGNALLKEEMKLYYELEMEKIRGELDAIKNELRAEKTLQARNNRALELLRKHFASVTSSSTLDSLTEDFF, encoded by the coding sequence ATGGATGCTAGAAGAAAACACTGGAAGGAGAATATGTTTGCTCCTTTTTTTAGTGCACAGGATGTTCTAGATGAGGCTTCTCAGCCTGAATCTTCTTGTGAACAAATGACTTTAGATAAAGCCAATAGAATAGAAGGGCTTTTTAATTTGTCCAGTAGAaagtttcaagaagaaaataaatttaagaggaaggaatttatttctcaactgaatgaaaaagaacaagaaccaaatttaagagagagaaagataaacatttcAAAGAATGAAGCTGACACAAATTCTGTCTCCTGTGAATCATCTAATTTGGATGTGGTGACCGAAGAAAGCTTTAATAGCACAGAAGATCATTCTATCTGGAGTACAAAGGAATTACCCATCCTACCGCGACAAGACGTGAAGAAGAAATTTACCGAAGGAATGTCTCCCAAACTCCGCCTGAATCTTTTGAATGAAGAACTGGAAGAACTTAACATGAAATGcaggaaaatagaagaggaatttGAAAATGCTGAAAAAGAACTTTTGAACTCCAAAAAAGAAGTCTCCTCGAAACCCCTAAGGTTTCAGGAAACGGGTGGAGAAACTTCGAAGAAAGACTGGGAGCTTCAAGCTTTAAGAAATGACCTATCTGAAAAAGCGACAAATGTCCAAAACCTAACTGAAGAGCTCCAGCAAGCCAAAGAACTCATCCACAGGCTGAGTCTAGAGAACAGAGATTTAAAAGAGGCCGTTAGGAAACTCAAGCGTCAAACTGAGATCGGAAACGCGCtcctgaaggaagaaatgaaactgtaTTATGAATTAGAGATGGAAAAGATCCGCGGGGAGCTGGATGCCATCAAGAATGAGCTGAGAGCCGAGAAGACCCTGCAAGCAAGAAATAACAGGGCCCTGGAGTTGCTTAGGAAACACTTTGCTTCTGTGACATCATCAAGTACCCTGGACAGCTtgacagaggattttttttaa